From one Haloferax marinisediminis genomic stretch:
- a CDS encoding MBL fold metallo-hydrolase, producing the protein MIRNLAQGIRAFTSNVFLVDGETTALVDAGANFDVVPKVREVTDHLDAVYLTHTHPDHIGNVDAIREAFDVQTWGYDAGNLAVDNRIEDGERIQIGDDVYEAIHTPGHKDDHLCFFSRGSGVCFAGDLVFANGGFGRTDLPEGDREVLIESIDRLREATGDEVTEIHVGHGPSVVTRPQDDLELAARAARVNR; encoded by the coding sequence ATGATTCGCAACCTCGCGCAGGGGATTCGTGCCTTCACGAGCAACGTGTTTCTCGTCGACGGAGAGACCACCGCCCTCGTGGACGCCGGGGCGAACTTCGACGTCGTCCCGAAGGTTCGCGAGGTGACAGACCACCTCGACGCCGTCTACCTCACGCACACACATCCAGACCACATCGGAAACGTCGACGCCATCCGCGAGGCGTTCGACGTACAAACGTGGGGCTACGACGCTGGAAACCTCGCCGTCGACAATCGTATCGAGGACGGCGAACGCATCCAAATCGGTGACGACGTGTACGAGGCCATCCACACACCCGGACACAAAGACGACCATCTCTGTTTCTTCTCACGCGGGTCGGGCGTCTGCTTCGCCGGTGACCTCGTCTTCGCGAACGGCGGCTTCGGCCGAACCGACCTGCCAGAGGGTGACCGTGAGGTGCTCATCGAGAGCATCGACCGCCTCCGCGAGGCGACCGGCGACGAGGTGACCGAGATACACGTGGGTCACGGGCCGAGTGTCGTCACACGGCCGCAGGACGACCTCGAACTCGCTGCTCGTGCGGCCAGAGTGAATCGCTGA
- a CDS encoding DUF4177 domain-containing protein, giving the protein MTDAHDTRWEYKIVRTTDGGLFSGDTAPMEDALNSLGGEGWELVDTIADSRGAGAGSGQTALVFKRPIE; this is encoded by the coding sequence GTGACTGACGCACACGACACTCGCTGGGAGTACAAAATCGTCCGAACGACAGATGGCGGCCTCTTCAGCGGCGACACTGCGCCGATGGAAGACGCCCTCAACTCACTCGGCGGTGAGGGGTGGGAACTCGTCGATACGATTGCGGACTCACGTGGGGCAGGTGCGGGGAGCGGACAGACGGCGCTCGTGTTCAAGCGACCAATCGAGTAA
- a CDS encoding M48 family metallopeptidase: protein MIFVGVVILVVYLLLSAVSAFAVLTLWRLRPDPVTAAIVGVSVAVVLGYVSFRFGTVQLLSQLDARDMSPAESPAIHRLLDRLSDEMGISPPSLKVASFSAPNAMALDPLGRDVVVLDVALFRLLDVDEFEALLAHELAHLERKDGLTQSLVASIGQTLVGVGYLAVSPVTFLATGVALGTAWIQGRPREWHRTVPGRVRLALDTFVGVFGFGFTVFIRSQSRKREFAADARAAAVTGKPLALASALRKLERAAQPRWGMSPLWVYGEVGMEDPISELLSTHPSTDERVERLAAIADESATRIEVQ, encoded by the coding sequence ATGATATTTGTCGGTGTCGTCATCTTGGTGGTTTACCTCCTCCTCAGCGCAGTCAGCGCCTTTGCAGTGCTGACGCTGTGGCGACTCCGGCCCGACCCGGTGACGGCCGCCATCGTGGGCGTGAGCGTCGCCGTGGTCCTCGGATACGTGAGTTTTCGCTTTGGCACGGTCCAACTGCTCAGCCAACTCGACGCGCGTGACATGTCGCCCGCGGAGTCGCCAGCAATCCACCGCCTCCTCGACCGACTCTCCGACGAGATGGGCATCTCTCCACCCTCGTTGAAGGTGGCGAGCTTTTCGGCCCCGAACGCGATGGCACTCGACCCACTCGGCCGCGACGTCGTCGTCCTCGACGTTGCGCTGTTTCGCCTCCTCGACGTGGACGAGTTCGAGGCACTCCTCGCGCACGAACTCGCACACCTCGAACGAAAAGACGGCCTCACACAGTCACTCGTGGCGAGTATCGGACAGACGCTCGTCGGCGTCGGCTACCTCGCGGTCTCACCGGTGACGTTCCTGGCGACTGGTGTCGCGCTCGGCACGGCGTGGATACAGGGTCGACCACGAGAGTGGCACCGGACGGTTCCGGGCCGGGTTCGCCTCGCACTCGACACGTTCGTCGGCGTCTTTGGCTTCGGATTCACTGTCTTCATCCGCTCACAGTCCCGCAAACGGGAGTTCGCTGCCGACGCACGGGCCGCGGCAGTGACGGGAAAACCACTGGCACTCGCGTCAGCGCTCAGGAAGTTAGAGCGGGCGGCGCAACCGCGCTGGGGGATGTCGCCGCTGTGGGTCTACGGTGAAGTCGGGATGGAAGACCCCATCTCGGAGTTACTCTCGACACACCCGTCGACCGACGAACGCGTCGAGCGACTGGCCGCGATTGCCGACGAGTCGGCGACGAGAATCGAGGTGCAGTGA
- a CDS encoding dihydrofolate reductase yields MSGQDIDQTTADGHDSVRFVLVAAVADNGVIGRDGDMPWHLPEDLAHFKETTMGHPVVMGRKTYESIARHLDGPLPGRHSVVLTSRDLDLPEGAETAASIAEAVAASEAAAAEMGVETVYVVGGATVYEQFLDRASGMVLTEIADAFDGDTRFPDWDHDEWSETDRDSRDGFSFVVYERRETQS; encoded by the coding sequence ATGAGCGGCCAAGACATCGACCAGACGACGGCCGATGGCCACGACTCGGTTCGGTTCGTCCTCGTCGCCGCCGTCGCCGACAACGGGGTCATCGGCCGCGACGGCGACATGCCGTGGCACCTGCCAGAAGACCTCGCGCACTTCAAAGAGACGACGATGGGTCACCCCGTCGTCATGGGCCGAAAGACGTACGAGAGCATCGCCCGCCATCTCGATGGACCGCTCCCGGGTCGGCACAGCGTCGTCCTCACGAGTCGTGACCTCGACCTCCCCGAGGGTGCAGAGACCGCCGCCTCGATTGCCGAGGCAGTCGCCGCCAGCGAGGCCGCCGCTGCTGAGATGGGCGTCGAGACGGTGTACGTCGTCGGTGGTGCAACCGTGTACGAGCAGTTCTTAGACCGGGCGTCGGGGATGGTCCTCACCGAGATTGCTGACGCCTTCGACGGTGACACGCGATTCCCCGACTGGGACCACGACGAGTGGAGCGAGACCGACCGCGACAGTCGAGATGGCTTCTCGTTCGTCGTCTACGAGCGACGTGAGACACAGTCGTGA
- a CDS encoding RNA methyltransferase has protein sequence MSDEHDSDADHEFVVVVVEPETPGNVGTIARAMKNFGIYDLRLVNPPPLDPDGEAYGFAGHAREDVLPNATETTLEEVVEEFHTIGTTAISHEDSTRHIRYPFKTPVEIADSLETVKTKTALVFGREGTGLDNEEIAMLDEVCCIPADGRYPVLNLGQAATILMYELRRFTVEETQLPDVERERASEAEIDVIYHFFDDLLDAIDYREHKRKKTSRMMRRLIGRAHPTEREAATLTGVLRRAAERARHPERFRDDDN, from the coding sequence ATGAGCGACGAACACGACTCGGACGCCGACCACGAGTTCGTCGTCGTCGTCGTCGAACCCGAGACACCGGGGAACGTCGGCACCATCGCCCGGGCGATGAAGAACTTCGGCATCTACGACCTCCGTCTCGTCAATCCGCCGCCGCTGGACCCGGATGGTGAGGCGTACGGCTTCGCCGGCCACGCCCGTGAGGACGTCCTCCCGAACGCGACAGAGACGACACTCGAAGAGGTCGTCGAGGAGTTCCACACCATCGGCACGACGGCGATTTCGCACGAGGACTCGACGCGACACATCCGCTATCCGTTCAAGACGCCGGTCGAAATCGCCGACTCGTTGGAGACAGTGAAGACCAAGACAGCACTCGTCTTCGGCCGTGAAGGGACGGGCCTCGACAACGAGGAGATTGCCATGCTCGACGAGGTGTGCTGCATCCCTGCAGACGGTCGCTATCCCGTGCTCAACCTCGGACAGGCGGCGACCATCCTCATGTACGAACTGCGCCGGTTCACCGTCGAAGAGACGCAACTCCCCGACGTGGAGCGAGAACGCGCTTCAGAGGCCGAAATCGACGTCATCTACCACTTCTTCGACGACTTGCTCGACGCCATCGACTACCGTGAACACAAACGAAAGAAGACGTCACGGATGATGCGCCGTCTCATCGGCCGGGCCCACCCGACAGAACGCGAGGCAGCAACACTCACTGGCGTCCTCCGCCGGGCCGCAGAACGGGCTCGTCACCCCGAGCGGTTCCGCGACGACGACAACTGA
- a CDS encoding DUF5827 family protein, which yields MPKPKDEFDTLYGYLLYEPADVLHDDYMYTVEEIARMLQGLDPTTELDEETEDRLIEWTIPWIIVNQEDFVINDPRGDDPGYYGLHPDVVSDDDEE from the coding sequence ATGCCCAAGCCGAAAGACGAGTTCGACACGCTCTATGGATACTTGTTGTACGAACCGGCTGACGTGCTCCACGACGACTACATGTACACTGTCGAAGAGATTGCGCGGATGTTGCAGGGCCTCGACCCGACGACGGAACTCGACGAGGAGACCGAAGACCGCCTCATCGAGTGGACCATCCCGTGGATTATCGTCAATCAGGAAGACTTCGTCATCAACGACCCCCGTGGCGACGACCCGGGATACTACGGCCTCCACCCGGACGTCGTTTCGGACGACGACGAAGAGTAA
- a CDS encoding 6-hydroxymethylpterin diphosphokinase MptE-like protein: MRFTEWEPVYTQILDSFGFDRAGDEAARDVLASLVTPFDRSRLAWDGQTVAICGAAPSLADELSLLDDADVVVAASTAADVVRDAGYDLDMMVTDLDKNPETAVELTASGIPVAAAAHGDNVPAIREWVPQFESEHVLGTTQAAPVGPVVNWGGFTDGDRAAFIADELGAESLVFVGWDFDDPAVDEMKAHKLAWAERLVRWLEQRRNEEYAILDGRRDDIEPLP, encoded by the coding sequence ATGCGATTTACCGAGTGGGAACCCGTCTACACACAGATTCTCGACAGCTTTGGGTTCGACCGCGCGGGCGACGAGGCCGCCCGGGACGTCCTCGCGTCGCTCGTCACGCCGTTCGACCGCTCGCGCCTCGCGTGGGACGGCCAGACAGTCGCAATCTGTGGTGCAGCCCCGTCGCTCGCTGACGAACTCTCTCTCCTCGACGACGCCGACGTGGTCGTCGCCGCTTCGACGGCCGCAGACGTCGTCCGCGACGCAGGCTACGACCTCGATATGATGGTGACCGACCTGGACAAGAACCCCGAGACAGCGGTCGAACTGACTGCGTCGGGAATCCCCGTCGCCGCGGCGGCGCACGGTGACAACGTCCCTGCGATTCGGGAGTGGGTTCCGCAGTTCGAAAGCGAACACGTCCTCGGGACCACGCAGGCGGCCCCTGTCGGCCCAGTGGTCAACTGGGGTGGATTCACCGACGGTGACCGAGCGGCGTTCATCGCAGACGAACTCGGCGCAGAGAGCCTCGTCTTCGTCGGATGGGACTTCGACGACCCCGCAGTCGACGAGATGAAAGCGCACAAACTCGCGTGGGCGGAGCGTCTCGTTCGGTGGCTCGAACAGCGCCGAAACGAAGAGTACGCGATTCTCGATGGGCGGCGAGACGACATCGAACCGCTTCCCTAG
- the folP gene encoding dihydropteroate synthase, producing the protein MRTVDAAGLKIGDDHPPRIMGVLNVSKESPYKPSVFNDPSEAAEYVDRELIDEGADIVDIGLESANKRLDVLSAEDELERLDTALSVLDHVSGDAVFSIETRYHEVADAALANGFDMVNDICGFADPKMPDVCEEHDAAVAKMASPPDLTRPGAIEEVDDIYDALELNGFTDKTIVDPAFGGWSEAKTLEHDRETFDRLREFRGYGYPILVSINRKNFLRDVAGRSTEDALPVSLAATSMAVERGAHIIRTHDVKETRDAALIGHEFARRRVREPGDVSVEELDVTTTGDAARHLDRIGAPRDVATESVTRVFELEGLGDDDREILTAAAADAGAIFAGGDSGGLLVGTPAALGHISDITRDGSDALEGALATIERSVQ; encoded by the coding sequence ATGCGAACCGTCGATGCGGCAGGACTCAAAATCGGCGACGACCACCCGCCCCGAATCATGGGCGTGCTGAACGTCTCCAAGGAGTCGCCGTACAAGCCGAGCGTGTTCAACGACCCGAGTGAGGCCGCCGAATACGTCGACCGCGAACTCATCGACGAGGGCGCCGACATCGTCGATATCGGCCTCGAATCGGCGAACAAACGGCTCGACGTTCTCTCGGCCGAAGACGAACTCGAACGCCTCGACACGGCGCTTTCGGTCCTCGACCACGTCTCTGGCGACGCTGTGTTCTCCATCGAGACGCGGTACCACGAAGTCGCAGATGCTGCGCTCGCCAACGGATTCGACATGGTGAACGACATCTGCGGGTTCGCCGACCCGAAGATGCCCGACGTCTGCGAGGAACACGACGCCGCCGTCGCCAAGATGGCGAGCCCGCCAGACCTCACTCGCCCCGGTGCAATCGAGGAAGTCGACGACATCTACGACGCACTCGAACTCAACGGCTTCACCGACAAGACCATCGTCGACCCGGCGTTCGGTGGGTGGTCGGAGGCGAAGACGCTCGAACACGACCGAGAGACGTTCGACCGTCTCCGCGAGTTCCGCGGCTACGGCTACCCCATCCTCGTCTCCATCAACCGGAAGAACTTCCTCCGCGACGTGGCCGGTCGGTCGACCGAAGATGCCCTCCCCGTGAGTCTCGCAGCAACCTCGATGGCCGTCGAACGCGGCGCCCACATCATCCGAACCCACGACGTGAAAGAGACGCGTGATGCCGCACTCATCGGCCACGAGTTCGCGCGTCGACGCGTCCGCGAACCCGGAGACGTGTCGGTCGAAGAACTCGACGTGACGACCACGGGAGACGCGGCGCGACACCTCGACCGAATCGGAGCACCACGGGACGTCGCCACCGAGAGTGTCACGCGCGTCTTCGAACTCGAAGGACTCGGAGACGACGACAGAGAGATACTCACTGCTGCTGCGGCAGACGCAGGTGCCATCTTCGCTGGTGGCGACTCCGGTGGGCTCCTCGTTGGGACGCCCGCCGCACTTGGCCACATTTCTGACATCACCAGAGATGGTTCAGATGCCCTCGAAGGGGCGTTAGCGACCATCGAGCGCTCAGTCCAGTAG
- a CDS encoding DJ-1/PfpI family protein, which yields MHVAILLYDGFDELDAVAPFEVFQNAGAYGADCTAEFVTLDERDFVTASHGMRVGVDGVLDPQTDRPDLLVVPGGGWNSRAEQSAWTEAQKGDVPDAISALYEAGTVVAGVCTGGMLLSRAGILDGRPAVTHGSALDDLRETDADVVSARVVDDGDVLTAGGVTSGLDLSLHIVEREFGATVADRIASEIEYERRTTPFEG from the coding sequence ATGCACGTCGCGATTCTCCTGTACGACGGGTTCGACGAACTCGATGCCGTCGCTCCCTTCGAAGTGTTTCAGAACGCTGGTGCGTACGGTGCAGACTGTACCGCCGAGTTCGTCACCCTCGACGAGCGTGACTTCGTGACTGCGAGTCACGGCATGCGCGTCGGTGTCGACGGCGTCCTCGACCCACAGACCGACCGACCAGACCTGCTCGTCGTCCCCGGCGGCGGGTGGAACTCTCGGGCCGAACAAAGTGCGTGGACAGAGGCCCAGAAAGGCGACGTTCCCGACGCGATATCGGCGCTTTACGAGGCAGGAACCGTGGTCGCAGGCGTCTGTACAGGTGGGATGCTCCTCTCGCGGGCGGGCATCCTCGACGGTCGGCCAGCAGTCACTCACGGAAGCGCACTGGACGACCTCCGCGAGACGGACGCCGATGTGGTCTCCGCCCGCGTCGTCGACGACGGCGACGTTCTCACCGCCGGTGGCGTCACGTCTGGCCTCGACCTCTCGTTGCACATCGTCGAACGCGAGTTCGGTGCAACGGTGGCCGACCGGATCGCGAGCGAGATAGAGTACGAACGACGGACGACCCCGTTCGAAGGCTGA
- the sod gene encoding superoxide dismutase gives MSYELDPLPYDYDALEPHLSEQVLTWHHDTHHQGYVNGWNAADETLAENREAGEFGSSGGALRNVTHNGSGHILHDLFWQNMSPQGGDEPEGALADRIAEDFGSYEAWKGEFEAAAGAAGGWALLVYDSFSNQLRNVVVDKHDQGALWGSHPILALDVWEHSYYHDYGPARGDFISAFFEVVDWEEPSARYEQAVELFE, from the coding sequence ATGAGCTACGAACTTGACCCGCTTCCGTACGACTACGACGCTCTCGAACCGCACCTCTCCGAACAAGTCCTGACGTGGCACCACGACACGCACCACCAGGGCTACGTGAACGGATGGAACGCGGCCGATGAGACGCTCGCCGAGAACCGCGAAGCAGGCGAGTTCGGTTCGTCCGGCGGTGCACTCCGCAACGTCACCCACAACGGCTCCGGTCACATCCTGCACGACCTCTTCTGGCAGAACATGTCGCCACAGGGTGGCGACGAGCCTGAGGGTGCGCTCGCAGACCGCATCGCGGAAGACTTCGGTTCCTACGAAGCCTGGAAGGGCGAGTTCGAAGCCGCAGCAGGCGCTGCCGGCGGCTGGGCACTTCTCGTCTACGACTCGTTCTCGAACCAGCTTCGCAACGTCGTCGTCGACAAACACGACCAGGGTGCACTCTGGGGCTCCCACCCCATCCTCGCGCTCGACGTCTGGGAACACTCCTACTACCACGACTACGGCCCGGCCCGCGGTGACTTCATCTCCGCGTTCTTCGAGGTCGTCGACTGGGAAGAGCCGTCGGCCCGCTACGAGCAGGCCGTCGAACTCTTCGAGTAG
- a CDS encoding MaoC family dehydratase — translation MRFFEDLSVGDIYEYGDYTVSESEILEFAEQYDPQWFHTDPERAKSESMYGGVIASGWHTTAMTMRMNVDGFLGDAVALGAKGVDELRWWKPVYPGDTLRIENEVLEKTVETDDRGLAEIKTTTYAERESGEVEVVCSFIGLVMFARRPEE, via the coding sequence ATGCGATTCTTCGAAGACCTCTCGGTCGGCGACATCTACGAGTACGGTGACTACACGGTCTCTGAATCTGAGATTCTCGAATTTGCCGAGCAGTACGACCCGCAGTGGTTCCACACCGACCCCGAGCGAGCGAAGTCGGAGTCGATGTATGGCGGCGTCATCGCGAGTGGGTGGCACACGACGGCGATGACGATGCGCATGAACGTCGATGGGTTCCTCGGCGACGCGGTGGCACTCGGCGCGAAGGGCGTCGACGAACTGCGCTGGTGGAAACCGGTCTACCCCGGCGACACCCTCCGTATCGAAAACGAGGTGCTGGAGAAGACGGTCGAAACTGACGACCGTGGACTCGCAGAGATCAAGACGACGACCTATGCAGAACGCGAGTCTGGTGAAGTCGAGGTGGTCTGTTCGTTCATCGGGCTCGTGATGTTCGCGCGACGACCCGAGGAGTGA
- the thyA gene encoding thymidylate synthase — protein sequence MRQYLDLVTDVLGTGQYKPNRTGVDTISGFSKHYEVDLQEGFPLLTTKDLSGFRWNSLIHELLWYLSGEEHIKNLREETGIWNAWADDEGHLDTAYGRFWRRYPVPEDGLPGEAWPEDGHRWMNDEGTFDQLAYVLDTLEENPNSRRMVINAWHPANAAVSTLPPCHYTFVFNVQGDKLNLHLTQRSGDIALGVPFNLAAYAILAQVVAQQTGFELGKFAHTIVDAHVYCGTGDRGAWYGDNLDELQRRLADVETNEDYLGVRDWLLEAAPEEAEGEEDYDHVPGLLLQAAREPRERPTLDVADVPLSDLTFDDIVLRDYDPAEGIRFAVAE from the coding sequence ATGCGCCAATACCTCGACCTCGTCACGGACGTTCTCGGTACCGGTCAGTACAAGCCCAACCGAACGGGTGTAGACACCATCTCTGGCTTCTCGAAGCACTACGAAGTCGACCTGCAGGAGGGCTTCCCACTGCTCACCACGAAGGACCTCTCGGGCTTCCGCTGGAACTCGCTCATCCACGAACTCCTCTGGTACCTCTCGGGCGAAGAGCACATCAAGAACCTCCGCGAGGAGACGGGCATCTGGAATGCGTGGGCCGACGACGAAGGACATCTCGACACGGCCTACGGTCGGTTCTGGCGACGGTATCCCGTCCCCGAAGACGGACTGCCGGGTGAAGCGTGGCCCGAAGACGGCCACCGCTGGATGAACGACGAAGGAACGTTCGACCAACTCGCGTACGTCCTCGACACGCTCGAAGAGAACCCCAACTCCCGTCGGATGGTCATCAACGCGTGGCATCCCGCCAACGCCGCCGTCTCGACGCTTCCGCCGTGTCACTACACGTTCGTCTTCAACGTACAGGGCGACAAACTCAACCTCCACTTGACCCAGCGCTCGGGCGACATCGCACTCGGCGTTCCGTTCAACCTCGCGGCGTACGCCATCCTCGCGCAGGTCGTCGCCCAGCAGACCGGGTTCGAACTCGGAAAGTTCGCACACACCATCGTCGACGCCCACGTCTACTGCGGAACCGGTGACCGCGGCGCGTGGTACGGCGATAACCTCGACGAACTCCAGCGCCGCCTCGCCGACGTCGAGACGAACGAAGACTACCTCGGCGTGCGCGACTGGCTCCTCGAAGCGGCACCCGAAGAGGCCGAGGGCGAAGAGGACTACGACCACGTCCCCGGCCTGCTCTTACAGGCTGCTCGTGAGCCCCGTGAGCGCCCGACGCTCGACGTCGCAGACGTTCCCCTCTCGGACCTCACCTTCGACGATATCGTCCTCCGCGACTACGACCCCGCCGAGGGGATTCGCTTCGCGGTGGCCGAATGA
- a CDS encoding DUF7522 family protein has translation MSDATSRLVETFHTFGGDALRDLWVFDRRGCEHLYLRDDVADAIDSVDVSRLIDNERFGYVTRDTYEALYYADYGYTVRGFDSFEQFRTFLGDQPIGVLAGFDRGANGRDFAALNDSLQEIEAEFDVSSLLAVDTAVD, from the coding sequence ATGAGTGATGCCACCTCACGTCTCGTCGAAACCTTCCACACGTTTGGTGGGGACGCGCTTCGAGACTTGTGGGTTTTCGACCGTCGTGGATGCGAACATCTATACTTGAGAGACGACGTCGCCGACGCCATCGACTCGGTCGACGTGTCCAGATTAATCGACAACGAACGGTTCGGCTACGTGACGAGAGACACGTACGAGGCACTCTACTACGCTGACTACGGATACACTGTCCGCGGCTTCGATTCGTTCGAACAGTTCCGAACGTTCCTTGGTGACCAGCCAATCGGGGTACTCGCTGGGTTCGACCGCGGAGCAAACGGACGGGACTTCGCGGCACTGAACGACAGTCTCCAAGAAATCGAGGCTGAATTCGACGTCTCGTCTCTTCTCGCTGTGGATACAGCAGTCGACTAA
- a CDS encoding cryptochrome/photolyase family protein: MQLHWHRRDLRVADNRGLTTAASDGPVAPVFVFDDDVLEHAGAPRVRYMLDALAELRASYRALGSDLLVGRGDPRTLLPTLAAELGAERVVWNEDYSGLARERDADVRLALDDAGVARESVHDAIFHPPGSITTNAGDPYSVYTYFWKKWRDRDKPGPYPEPDADSLVDAETLESVAQSVPAVDVGTLPSLSSLGFEEPAADVVSAGTDAARERLETFCDDAIYRYAEDRDYPTRDGTSKLSTDLKFGTIGIREVYAATVAARETVGGQRDESVEEFQSQLAWREFYAHVLRFNPSVVSENYKAYEHDIQWRDDPDELAAWKEGRTGYPIVDAGMRQLKQEAYMHNRVRMIVASFLTKDLLCDWRHGYAHFREFLSDHDTANDNGGWQWAASTGTDAQPYFRIFNPMTQGERYDPDADYIKTYVPELRDVTANTIHDWHEMSDMERERVAPDYPAPIVDHSKRREMALSMFEAARGDD; encoded by the coding sequence ATGCAACTGCACTGGCATCGACGCGACTTGCGAGTCGCCGACAACAGGGGACTGACGACTGCCGCGAGCGACGGCCCCGTCGCACCCGTCTTCGTGTTCGACGACGACGTTCTCGAACACGCGGGAGCGCCTCGCGTCCGATACATGCTCGATGCTCTTGCCGAACTTCGGGCGTCGTATCGTGCCCTCGGAAGCGACCTCCTCGTCGGGCGTGGTGACCCGAGAACCCTCCTTCCGACCCTCGCAGCAGAACTCGGTGCCGAGCGAGTCGTCTGGAACGAAGATTACTCCGGGTTAGCCCGTGAGCGTGACGCAGACGTCCGATTAGCACTCGACGATGCCGGCGTCGCTCGCGAGTCGGTTCACGATGCCATATTCCACCCGCCGGGTTCGATTACCACGAATGCAGGCGACCCCTACTCGGTGTACACCTACTTCTGGAAGAAGTGGCGTGACCGCGATAAGCCCGGCCCATATCCCGAACCCGACGCAGACTCACTCGTCGACGCCGAGACGCTCGAATCAGTCGCCCAGTCGGTGCCAGCTGTCGATGTCGGTACGCTTCCATCGCTCTCGTCGCTCGGGTTCGAAGAACCAGCGGCCGACGTCGTTTCCGCAGGGACCGATGCAGCACGCGAGCGCCTCGAAACCTTCTGTGACGATGCCATCTATCGCTACGCCGAGGACCGCGATTACCCCACACGGGACGGTACGTCGAAACTCTCGACGGACCTGAAGTTCGGAACCATCGGGATTCGGGAAGTGTACGCTGCAACTGTTGCAGCGCGTGAAACTGTCGGTGGACAACGAGACGAATCCGTCGAGGAGTTCCAATCACAACTGGCGTGGCGTGAGTTCTACGCCCACGTCCTCCGGTTCAACCCGAGCGTCGTCTCCGAGAACTACAAAGCGTACGAACACGACATCCAGTGGCGTGACGACCCCGACGAACTGGCCGCGTGGAAGGAGGGTCGAACCGGCTATCCAATCGTCGACGCTGGGATGCGCCAACTGAAACAGGAGGCGTACATGCACAATCGCGTCCGTATGATCGTCGCGTCGTTCCTGACGAAGGACTTGTTGTGCGACTGGCGACACGGCTACGCGCACTTCCGGGAGTTCCTGTCTGACCACGACACGGCCAACGACAACGGTGGATGGCAGTGGGCGGCCTCGACCGGGACCGACGCTCAACCGTACTTCCGCATCTTCAATCCGATGACGCAGGGCGAACGCTACGACCCCGACGCCGACTACATCAAGACGTACGTCCCGGAACTTCGAGACGTGACGGCGAACACCATCCACGACTGGCACGAGATGAGCGACATGGAACGCGAACGCGTCGCGCCAGACTATCCAGCACCAATCGTGGACCACTCCAAACGCCGGGAGATGGCACTCTCGATGTTCGAGGCCGCCCGCGGCGACGACTGA